A region from the Malus domestica chromosome 07, GDT2T_hap1 genome encodes:
- the LOC103439704 gene encoding sorbitol dehydrogenase-like (The RefSeq protein has 1 substitution compared to this genomic sequence): MGKGGQSCNGMVRQAKPVEQENMAAWLVDVNTIKILPFKLPSIGPNDVRIRIKAVGICGSDVHYLKTMKCADFEVKEPMVIGHECAGIVDKVGSEVKHLVPGDRVAVEPGISCARCQQCKGGRYNLCPDMKFFATPPVHGSLANQIVHPADLCFKLPENVSLEEGAMCEPLSVGVHACRRANVGPETTVLIIGAGPIGLVSVLAARAFGAPRIVIVDMDDKRLAMAKSLGADEAVKVSTKMEDLDDEVAEIKEAMISEVDVTFDCVGFNKTMSTGLNATRPGGKVCLVGMGHGVMTVPLTPAAAREVDVVGVFRYQNTWPLCLEFLRSGKIDVKPLITHRFGFTEKEVEEAFATSARGGNAIKVMFKL; encoded by the exons ATGGGCAAGGGAGGCCAATCCTGCAATGGCATGGTTAGACAAGCCAAACCTGTTGAGCAGGAAAACATGGCTGCTTGGCTTGTTGATGTCAACACCATCAAGATCCTACCTTTCAAGCTCCCCAGTATCG GACCCAATGATGTTCGAATTCGGATCAAGGCTGTCGGCATTTGTGGAAGTGATGTTCACTACCTCAAGACCATGAAATGCGCGGATTTTGAGGTTAAAGAGCCAATGGTAATCGGACATGAGTGTGCCGGGATCGTAGACAAAGTTGGGAGCGAGGTGAAGCATTTGGTGCCTGGTGACCGCGTGGCGGTAGAGCCTGGCATCAGCTGCGCACGGTGCCAGCAGTGCAAGGGAGGCCGCTATAATCTTTGCCCTGATATGAAGTTTTTCGCCACCCCACCGGTTCATGGTTCCTTGGCTAATCAGATTGTGCACCCTGCGGATCTGTGCTTTAAATTGCCGGAAAACGTGAGTTTGGAGGAAGGGGCAATGTGTGAGCCCTTGAGTGTTGGGGTTCACGCTTGTCGGCGAGCCAATGTTGGTCCCGAGACAACTGTCCTGATCATCGGAGCAGGGCCTATTGGTCTCGTTTCAGTTTTAGCCGCTCGTGCTTTCGGGGCACCAAGAATTGTGATTGTGGATATGGATGACAAGCGTCTAGCAATGGCAAAGTCTCTCGGTGCTGATGAAGCCGTGAAAGTTTCGACAAAAATGGAGGATTTAGATGATGAAGTTGCCGAAATTAAAAAAGCCATGATCTCCGAAGTGGATGTGACCTTCGATTGTGTGGGTTTCAACAAAACCATGTCGACCGGCCTCAATGCTACTCGTCCCGGCGGAAAAGTCTGCCTTGTAGGAATGGGACACGGTGTGATGACGGTGCCTCTGACTCCCGCTGCTGCTAGGGAGGTTGACGTTGTTGGAGTTTTCCGATACCAGAACACATGGCCGCTTTGCCTCGAGTTTTTGAGAAGTGGGAAGATTGACGTGAAGCCGCTTATCACACACCGTTTTGGATTTACTGAGAAGGAGGTGGAAGAAGCGTTTGCAACAAGTGCTCGTGGGGGTAATGCCATCAAGGTGATGTTCAAATTGTAA